The following nucleotide sequence is from Solanum dulcamara chromosome 7, daSolDulc1.2, whole genome shotgun sequence.
ttttaaaaaagaaaagtatatgagttgagttgaatCCAAATAATGAAATTgctttaataaaaaaagaatttagtGATAACTAATTAATAAAACTCTGTTTTCAAAAGAAGTCATAACTGTCTCCTCCTTTACATATTTTCGGATTCGGCTTTTTTTCATTCCTcttctcttcatttttttaattccgATTTATACGTGTAATATCTATCTTACTTAAACATTAAAgatctaaattaattaattttattaataaaaaagttTATTAATTAACCATGATTAAATAAAAGATGTTACTATTTAAGTTCCCAATTTTGATAAGAAAATATCCATCTCCTAAACTTTTAAGATCGAATAAAATTACTTCAATTAAATAGCATTAAACTTTGatataaaatgattttttcCATAGTTTTATAACACTGAATCACAATCAAGATCTGgaaatattttgttttaaaaagaaTCTGTTTACTTTTTGAAAAAGTTTATCTAACAAAAAAATCAGTTTATATTTCTTTGATATTTTAGGGAAAAGTAATTttcgatactttttatttaatatctAAATTCTGGAAATTCTAATATGATTTACAATGTTTTTCTTTGTAAAACAATTTATTCAAATGTTGATTTTAAATTGGCAGAAATTTAGTCTATGAAGAAGCAATCTTTTTGCGTGTGAATGAAAAAACAAATTCGgtataaataacaaaaataatcaaaatagttttttatttttatcttttagcTAAAATTGGATAAATTTAAATGGTGATATATCTCCATTTAACCATAATTAAGACACTACATTACTTAAAAATCTACAtcattaatatttaaaaataagacAATCCTCAAACATATATACAGAAACTTGGCGAAAATCGAGATTAAAAAAATGGATCCCATATTTTCGGCTACTTTTAGCTAACAAATACATTTATTAATGGTGAATATGGCATCATAATTTGCTCTAAAATTCTAATACGTATTTACATTCCTAGTTTTGAATATTTGTCCTTATCCCACTATTCCAAATCTTTCCTTATCAGCATCTCATCTGAATTTaccaaagatttttttttttttttatctaccATTCTGTCATTTTAACAAAATCCAAAATTTCACTTATCTATAATAAACCTCCTGCTATAGTAAGTCATCAACAATTTATCTACTTTCAATAATGACCAAAACATCTATTTTCTGCTTTTTTGCTTTTATCACTCTTTTTCTTTGTAAAAATTCATGTTCAGCAACTGAAGAAATTAAAGTGTATGAGTTGAAGAAGGATGATTTTTCTTTAAAGATCACAAATTATGGTGCAACAGTAATTTCTGTTGTACTTCCTGATAAAAACggtatgattttttattttttaatttcttacaTGTTTATGTACTGTCAATTTCATATCTTAAGTTTGTTTTTTCCTATTTAACACTCACACTTTTACTCcttttaaggaaaattggaTGATGTTGTTCTTGCCTACGACTCCATCGATGACTACAAGGTTAGTTTCTATGTCGGATCtaagatttgaagtttataagtTGCTACGAGACGCGGAGGTAATATACAATGGCTTCACAATCAAATATGTAGTGAACTTTTTTACCAAATATAAAGATTTGACGAAAAAGAAAAGGATTTTTGTGAACCTCATATACTATTACTCTCTGGATCTGACATATCCCTTTTTGTATAACTTAAATAGCTGTTCCCAAAAGAAAGGCAGACATGTGTATAATACAAGTATAATTAGCTAACGTTTGGTCATAGAATTTGAGAGTAGTTTTTGAAAAACTGATCTTGAAATATTTCGAGTTATGTTTTTTTGGACTTTTACtcacaaaacttcaaatatttccGTGTTTTTGTGTGTTTTCTTCTTAATTGAAGTTATTAAGTATTTGTAGAACGACACAACATATTTTGGTGGCCTAATTGGAAGAGTTGCTAATCGGATTGGAGGAGCAAAATTTGAGTTGAATGGTGTGGAATATAAATTACCAGCTAATGATCATGGAAACACACTCCATGGTATTTGTAATTATAAATCTTTTTTGTTATTAATGAAATCTCTCTATTCTAACCACTTGATTAAGATGTCGAAAATTGTGTTAAATCTCAGGGGGTAGCAGAGGATTCTCTAGTGTAATTTGGACTGTGGAAGATTTTCAGGAAGATAGTCATCTTACTCTTACCTACAATAGCGTTGATGGTGAACAAGGTACACATCATGCAATTTTTGCAGGAGATAAAGATCCAAAATGACGATTATTTTACTTTGTTGTTGTTAGTGTTTCGTTTTCCTGTATGCTTTGTGATGGTTCCGCTAGTACTTGTTATATCTCTTTTCTTCGGTATGTTCTTTGATATGTGTTATCTAAGCTGGAGGTCTTTCGTAAACAGTCTTTTTACCTCTGTGACGTAGGACAAGGTTTGTATACACTCGACCTCACTTTATGAGACTACATTGTGTATGTTgttgtagtagtagtagtagtagatTGATCCGAGCGTGTAATAGGCCAGATGAGAAGAAACTAAATCAATAGATTGTACGGTAGATAAAGAATTAAATGATGATGGGAAGATCTACCCATATAATGGATGCCCTGGCAACTGCTTATGTTTTTTCTATCTGCCATTGAAAAGTTCAAAAGATTCTCATTGTTATAGCTGGATGTGAAAAACACTTATTGCTCAAATCGAATCCTTTTTACTACTATTTATTTTCTAGCTAGACAATTTTTGACAATCAAATGTTGTGAAACAGGATTTCCAGGTGACCTTTCTGTCAAGGTTACATACATGTTCATTGAGACAAATAAATTAGCCTTAATCATGCAAGCAAAGCCACTAAACAAAGCCACACCAGTGAATTTAGCATCTCACACTTACTGGAATCTTGGTGGACACAACAGCGGAGACATTTTGTCCCAAACTATTCAGATTTTCGGGTCCAAGATTACTCCTGTTAATGATAAGCTCATCCCCAACGGAGAAATTATCCCGGTTAAGGGAACAGGCTATGATTTCCTCCAGCCACGGATGATAGGGAGCAAGTTAAATGAAATCCCGGGTGGATACGATATCAACTATGTGTTGGATAATACCGAGGGCAAGCATTTACAGAGGGTTGCAATTGTCCAAGAAAGCAAATCAGGTAGAAAGATGGAATTGTGGACAGATAAACCTGGTGTGCAGTTTTATACAAGTAATATGTTGGATAATGTTAAGGGAAAAGGTGGGTTTATTTACTCAAAGTATGCTGCACTTTGTTTGGAGACACAAGGCTTCCCTGATTCTGTCAATCATCCCAATTTTCCTTCCCAAATTGTGAATCCAGGGGAAACTTATAAGCACATTATGGTTTATAGGTTTACTGCCTCTTAGAAACTTGTAGATTTTTCATAACAATAAAAGGTAGCTCTTAGTTAtcactttgattttatatttcaCTGTTTATTTATGTTCTTCAATTAGATGTACTCAATGTCCTACTTTTGTTGGAGATGCTACCCATTCTGAATTCTTGTAAGCAAATTCTCAAGCCATGAAAACTTTCATTCCCAATGAAACAGTACATAAATCTCGTTCATAAATTCGAATTCAAGAT
It contains:
- the LOC129894466 gene encoding uncharacterized protein LOC129894466 — encoded protein: MTKTSIFCFFAFITLFLCKNSCSATEEIKVYELKKDDFSLKITNYGATVISVVLPDKNGKLDDVVLAYDSIDDYKNDTTYFGGLIGRVANRIGGAKFELNGVEYKLPANDHGNTLHGGSRGFSSVIWTVEDFQEDSHLTLTYNSVDGEQGFPGDLSVKVTYMFIETNKLALIMQAKPLNKATPVNLASHTYWNLGGHNSGDILSQTIQIFGSKITPVNDKLIPNGEIIPVKGTGYDFLQPRMIGSKLNEIPGGYDINYVLDNTEGKHLQRVAIVQESKSGRKMELWTDKPGVQFYTSNMLDNVKGKGGFIYSKYAALCLETQGFPDSVNHPNFPSQIVNPGETYKHIMVYRFTAS